The DNA window TTTCGGATACAATCGGCGGCGAAGCGGTCGATGGAGTGACCGCGGCACAGGACTATGAGCGGTGAAGGCAAGGCGCGGGCGCGGCCCAAGGTGGCGTGTGAAGTCGCCGCCAACCGGGTGATTGCGGCGCGCGCGGCGCAACTGGGACAAGGCCTGGACCTGTGCACGTGCCGGACCATCGGGGTGGGCACGGTGCATCCCGGGCTGGCGGCCGGCAACGTAGGCGACGCGGCGGAACTGCGCCAGGCCATCGCCAACGCGCTGGGCCCGGTGGCGGGACGGGCGCGCGACGTGATCGCCATCCTGCCGGATGCAGCCGTGCGGGTTTCCCTGCTGGAATTCGAGAACTTCCCGCAGCACACCGACGAGGCCACCTCCCTGGTGCGCTTCCGGCTGCGCAAGACGCTGCCCTTCGACGTGGAACACGCCGCCATCTCCTTCCATGTACAGAGGCCGCAAGGAACGTTCGCGGCCGAAGCCGGCCGCATCACCGCGGTCGTGGCAGTGGCGCCGCGCCCGGTGGTGGAGGAGTATGAAGCCGCGTTCCGCGACGCCGGCTACACGCCGGGGGTGGTCGTGCCTTCGATGCTGGCGGTGCTGGGCGCGGTGGACGCGCTGACTCCGGCCATGATCGTGAAGACCGATGCGCTCACCACCACGGTGGCCATCGTGGACCGCAACGAGTTGCGCCTGTACCGCACGCTGGAGAACGAGCCGGGAACGGGCGACGATGCCCGCCTGGCCGACGAAATCTATCCCTCGGTCGTGTTCTTCAAAGACACCTACGGCTCCGGCCTGGATCGTGTGCTTCTGGCGGGGCAGTTGGAGTCGGAGGGGCTGGGAGCCGCCCTGGAAACGCAGATCGGAGTGCGGGCCGAGCCGCTGGTGAGCCGCGCCCAGATGGAGCAGATGCTCACGCGCGACCACGTGCCGGTTTCGGCCCTGGCCGGCGTGCTGGGAGCTTTGGCATGAAGCTCGACGTCAATCTGGCCAGCCAGCCTTACGAGGACGTACGACAATTCCTCGCCCAGTGGGGCACGGCCCTGGCGCTGGTGGGCCTGCTGACGCTCGGCCTGGTGAGCTACGCCGTGAGCACGTGGGCGGGCACGCAAGACACGCGCGCTGAGATCGAGCAGATACAGGAAGACTTGGCCCGGCTGGACCGCGAGCAGCAGGAAGCGGTGGCGGTGCTGAACCGTCCCGAACACGCCGAGTTGCGGCGGCGCGCCGCGTTCACCAACGGCCTGATTGCGCGCCGCACCTTCTCCTGGACGCAGGTGTTCGCAGCCCTGGAGAAGATCATGCCGGCGCAGGTGTACGTAACTTCGCTCGAGCCCGCGGTAGTGGAAGGCAACCAGATCGAGTTGCACATGCGAGTGGCCGGACGCTCGCGCGACCAGGCCCTGGAGCTGGTGCGGCGCATGGAGACGTCGGAGCGCTTCCGGCTGCCGGAGCTGCGCTCCGAGCAAACGCGCGCCG is part of the Terriglobales bacterium genome and encodes:
- a CDS encoding PilN domain-containing protein, with product MKLDVNLASQPYEDVRQFLAQWGTALALVGLLTLGLVSYAVSTWAGTQDTRAEIEQIQEDLARLDREQQEAVAVLNRPEHAELRRRAAFTNGLIARRTFSWTQVFAALEKIMPAQVYVTSLEPAVVEGNQIELHMRVAGRSRDQALELVRRMETSERFRLPELRSEQTRADEESPIQFDIVALYIPEAALAGGAP